CTGGGGAAGCCCCTGGGAAAGTGTCCCGGGCTCCTCCTGTTGTTTCCTGCTGGTTGCTGGTGCCAAGAAGGCATGATGCTGTCACCTAGGGGACAGGTGTCTGCGGCTGAGTTTTGCCTGCCTCTAGGCCTGGCCTAACACTGCTGCATTGAGACCAGGCTGTCAGATCTGTGTGATGTGGTCTCCTCCAGGCCCAATCTACTTGGGGCTAGCTGGCTAAGCAACCACATCTATGCTCCTTCTGCCAGCACCCCCACTTGATGCCTAAGCCTCAGGATCGGCCGAGGCTCTTTGGCCAGCCCAGATCTCTGCACTGACTCTCCTGGATTCTCCCAGAGGAAGGTCAGATGGTCAGAGTTCAAACACTGACTTAGTAGCTGTGTGATGCTGGGCAGACTACTGAACCTTCCTGTGCTTTGCTTCCTCTATAGAGTGGAGACCTCTTTAAGGTTGTTGGGAGAATAGGATGGGCTAAAACCTGGAATATGCTTGGAATAGGGCCTGGAAGACATTAGAACGATGAGGAAGCATTAAGACAAATAGCGttcattatttctgtttctccaagAATTTTCTCAGCTCTTTGGATACTTGAAAAAGCCTGGTAGAAAAGAACAGGATTTAGACATCAAACAAATCTGGGTTTTAGCTGCATCCTTGCCTCTCCTTCAGTGAGTGGTCTTAGGCAAGCCTTTTGCACTATGCTAACTCTCAGTTTCTTCACCTGTCAAATGGGATCACAACAAATAGGGTCCCATGAGGAATGCCAACTTCTCATGGTGAAAGCTCAACCCACATGATCCATGATGACCCATTCTTACTCCCTTTCTACCTGCTTGCCTTGTGAGGTGCTAAGTACCCTCAGGGCAAGGGTATGCCAGTTTCATTAGTGAGTGGGACCTCAGCTCCTAGCCCTCATTGCCAGGATTCAGCAAGTTAACGCAGATCattgcacacagtaggtgctcaagaTCTCTAGGTGCCTCCTTCTGCTTTGGAGACTTTGCTGCTAGCAGGATCTCCTTTCTGGCCACCCAGTCCTGCCGGCCCTCTTACCCGCTGTGCAGCGCTGGATCCGGTTCCGCAGCCACTTCAGCAGGGGCTCCATGGTGCAACCACATACCCAGGGGTTACCGCCTATCTGCAGGGTCACCAGCCCGGGCAGCCCCTCCAGGGCCTCAAGGCTGAGGAAGGCGAGCCCCCCGTAGCTGAGGTCCAGGTCTCGGAGCTGCAGGAGCCCCTGGAAGGCCTGGGGGTGCACCCTCCGCAGCCATGGGTTGTGGCTTAGGTCAATGTGCACGAGCGCATGGGCCTCCTGGAACATGTCTGCCGGCACGTGGCTGAGGTTGTTGTAGCTCAAATCCAGGTGCGCCAAGCGCTTGGCGTGGAGGAAGAGGCCGGGAGGCAGCTCGGTCAAGGAATTGTTGCGCAAATCCAGCACTCGGAGCTCCATGTAGCACGTGAGGTAGCCGGGGGGCACGGTGGTGATGCGGTTGTGGGCCAGGCTAAGGTTGTGAGTGTCCATTGGCAGGTCTGGGGGCACAGAGAAGAGCCGCTGGCCGCTACAATCTACCACCTGGTTTCGACAGGTGCAAAGGACTGGGCAGCTGGTGCCAGCGTCCGAGTGCGTCAGCCTGGCTGCTAGGAGCAGGGAGATCAGCAGCATGGCTGGGTGAGTGGGCCCAGGCCAGGGAAGCTGGGTCCAGGTGTCACCCATCTCGGGCTGCTGCCGACAGCAATGCTGAAGGGAGCCGGTGGGGGCTGCTGTGTCCTTGGAGCCAAGAGTCAGTGGCACAGGTAGAAAGGCAGCTACATCAGGGGCCTGAGCCACGAAGGCGGGGCTTCTGAGCACGTGGGGTCATGGCTCAAGCCTGTCCTGGAAGCATCTGGGGGCCTAGTGACTTTCTGAGATCTGTAGGAAGTCACCTCTTGGAGCTCAGTGGGGGCAGGCCACCCCACCAAGGCCCCCACTGGGGACTGAAAAGATGATTAGCACTTGCCAAAGGAAGGGGACCCAGAGGGTGCTGGCCCAGCTGCCAGCAGGTGTGGGAAGGGCTCCTGTTGATCTCTTGTGACCCTCTGGCCCATGCCCGCTGGGTGCTTCCTCTTGGCTTTGCGTCTGAGAGGTGGGAGGGATACAACGAGGAAGATGAAAGGTACCCTTTAAAGGTCCTGGCACCTCTTCTAAGAGAGCTCAAGCCTTGCCCGTGTCTGGGACTCATGAGGAAGCCAGGCTGTGCTTGAGGCGGCAGCATCCGTGGCTTCAGCGGCCATGTCTCCTGGTGACCTAGTGGGCTTGAGTCCAAGGGGGACCAGGCTGGGCGATTTGCAGAGGAAGCTCAGGGCAGTGTCGCTGACTATGGAAGACTCCTCAGCCTCAGTGGCTGTTGGAATCTCCAGGGAGGGGAGGACCCGAGGCGATGCCCACTGCCTGGGctgcagaggagagaaagagccaTGAGTGCTGCAGGTGCAGGTTGGCAGTCAGCTAGGAGAGCTGGGGCCACTTCTCCAAGCTGGCGTCTCTCTCAGTGCCACAGTCGCcggcagcaggtggaggcagaACTCTGTCAACAAGGAAAGCATTCACTCAGCCAGGAAATCAAGTGTCCTGGACACCTCTGCAGCTCACCTGTGGCCCACGCCCCACCCTCTCCCCCTGCTTCTTTAATTTTCTGCGTTCCCTCTCCCAGGGTGGGCCCCCTCCTCCACGAGTGCCACCCACTGACCCTCCCCGTCCCAACCTGCAGCTGGCTTCCTCTTCAGAGCTTCGCTCTCCTTTGCACCTGACACCCCACCCCAGGGAAGCCTTGTATCCACACTCCAAAGGTTTGCACATCCCTACCGAATCCTTCTGGCGCTCcgcttctgcctctgcctctctaaCACACACATTGGTCTAGTACTTCCCCTGTATTTTGCTCTGCCCAGGTTCTGGCCAACTTCCCTCTACACATGTCCTCCTGCAGAGCCCCCTCCCCAGTCTGCCCTCACCATCTTTCACCCCCAGTATACACCTCTCATCCCGGCATCCTTTTCCACAACACTCCCCACACTTGctcctttcttcccctcctctAACCCCCTGGAATCCACATCTACACTCATTCGGACCAGGGGCAGACAGCAAGACACAGTGGAATCAGTACCCCAGTGGAGTCAGTACCCCACCTGCTGTGCTCTCTtgtcctcccctcacccccacagccccagccctgctggtCTTCCCCACTGCCTCCAGCCTCCATCCCACCCACTGGGAAATCACCCCAGCTCCCCTTCCAGCAGCCTCTTTTCTCTGAGCCCCAAGGTCTCCCCGTGCACACCCACAGGCCCTCGTGAGCCTACTCACTCCGTTGCAAGGACACAGCCATCAATCTGCAGCAGACGCGGTCTCCTCCCTCATCCTGGAATCCCCACTCGCTCGTTTGCTCGCTGGCTTTGCTGGCTTCAGAACAGATTGCTCTCCCGGCTCGTCCCCTCCCCCGGCctctcctcctccatgtctcctggATCCCTGGCCAGCATCGCCTGGGATTTCCTGTCCTACGGTCCCCGTGCTCCTGCTTTGACCTAATGGGGGAATCTGAAAGAGGATGCTTAGAAGAAAAGTTCACAGTATCCGAATGTTCCTTTCTGAAACTCaggtggtgctgaagctgcctggaTACTCGGCTTCTGCCAGAGCCAGGTCTTCCTCTCCTGCGtccgtccctccctctctctcctccctccatcctttccCCCCTCTACGCTCCCTTTTTCACTCCCCTTTTTTTTCCTCGAGGGCCAGGTACTGACGTTTCACTGTCTCTTAGCAACTGCCTCCACGGCTCTGAGCAACTGGAGAACTGGCTTTGGACCCCACCAAGACCAGAGATGGAGGCACTCAGCAGGATTCACAACCACCCACAGGATCCTATGACAAGCCAggaacgggggtggggggtggggggtgcagaAGGGAGACAAGGGCAGGCAGGCACTGAGAGAGGCCGGGAAGTGCAGAGAAGAAGGAGCACAGTGGGAGAGGATGGAGGGGGGGCCAGGTTGGGGAGAGACCAAGGCAGGTGAGACGTCTTCTGTATTCCTTGACTGACGCTGTGACCTGGCCTCGTGAGCTCTTTGGGCCCAGGAGGCTCAGCTGAAGACCCATTTTTTCTTAGCATAGGATTGGAGattctttggaaggcagaaggaCCAGCTGCTGGTGTAGCTGTCATGGGCTCCAGGGATACTTGACTCTGATGCTGGAGGAGTGGAAGCTTGGGGTCCGTTCTTTCTGCAGGCCCCAGGAACCCTGCTGATGTCTGGTCTCCATCACTCCAACTCTTTTGTTGCCTGTTTCTCTCTAGGATGACTGCAGTTGAGGGTGAAATCTTGTCAGCCTCTGTCTTGTTGCAGATTCAATAGACACGTCTCTAACTGTCgtgcattttaaaaactgatttgacTGGGTCATTTGGCCTAAGAGCTGGCTTCTTTCTTTGTCTGATGACATAATTTTAAACATTCAGTGTATGCTGGGTACTTGGCCGGAATGTGGGCTTTTTACAGCCTCTAGAGAGGATGGAGAATGCCCTCCAGGGGCTCACATGGGCCCCGTGTTTTCTCTGTTATCCTGGGGCCTCGTGTGTGTACAGTCTCCTGGCACTTAAAAAGTTCCCCAAACTGCTGCTAACATCCTCGCTAACGATGCTACCTCTCCCTGTGTGGCTATACAACagtggctttgtgtgtgtgctcttgCCTTGTGCTGACTCGAATCTGTCATGGAACATGGCAGCCACTGCACCTGTACTTCTGTACTGAATCAACTGGTGTCAATGTGATTTGCACGCCTCTCCCACTTAAAGAAGGAAATGGCTGCTTGATCTCATTGATtagtttagaaataaaattataatcttAACCCAGAAAATACAACAATGCTTTGAAACAAGTAATTTGTTTTGACTGAAGACCTTTGGACTCAAGAAGGCTAGGCGAGCATCATGCCTCTCTTTtgctcctttattattattattactttaaagatttatttatttatttgaagggagagATAttgtccatctactggctcaccccCCAGATAGCTCGTAGGGCCAGGGCATTggccagctgaagtcaggagccttggCTTCATGTTGGGGCAGGGAACTCAGCGTTTGGGccgtttcctgctgctttcctaatgTAGCAAGGAAGGAAGTGGATTGaacgtggaacagctgggacttgaactatgATCGACTTgaatgctggtgctgtagctgatggcTCAACATGCTGTTTGACAATGCTAGCTCCAAGCATCATGTTTTATAAGCACAAACTTGAAAATAGTGGAAAGTGTGATGATCTTAAATGAGGCTAAGAAAAGCGTTCAGTGTGATTCTTTATCTAGTGTGAACTGAAGGTGCTCTGAAACAAAGAATGACAGTTTTCTTCACTTTCGTGATATAAAGTTTATATTTGCAATCGGAGTCAATAAAACCACTAAATAACACTGCTAGTGATAGTTAAGACATAGTATCTAGGAAAAAATACCTTATCATCAGGTGAAAACTTTGTTTTCCTAACCTTTGAAGTAAGGACTATAGTAAGGGCAGGTCACTGGTGGAGTAATTTTTCTTATATGAGTCATGATTAATGGAGCCCTTGGAATAGTACATGGGCAGCAGTGCAGGTGGGTTTGCTAAGCAAACAAATAAGATAAATAGAAGAATATAAAATTGCTCAGTTAGCTAtccagaaaggaaaacaaataagcTGCATAAAAGTGAGAAATCAAGAAAGGAAATACATGATAATTGCAAGTGACTTGAATGGATTCTTGTGCAAGTCAAGTGGCAGAATCTACAGGAAGGTGTAATGCCAGAATATTATCATTGCATAGCACACCTTCTGTCAGTGGGACAGAGAAACCTTAAGCAACTTTTTTACTTAAATCATCCCATGAATCGTTGAGGAATTCTGAGAATCCTATGATGCACTACATGTTATGAAAAATGCTTCTTCTCAAACCAGTCTGAGAAACAGTGACTTCAAAAAATATAGAGCACATCCATTTATTGGAAGATTTCTCATGGCTTTGACACACACAGTCATAGGCTCTGCAGGTGGGAGCATTGGAGAGGAGCAGGCTGCATATCATCCAGCATGTCCTATAGCTtatttcacatcttttttttctctctgtaaaggtttttttaaagatttatttatttgtattgcaaagtcatatagatatatatggacagaaagaaagagacagagagagagagagagaaatatcttctgtctgatgattcactccacaagtgaccataacggacagtgctgcacctatctgaagccaggagccaggaccttccgggtctcctacacggttgcagggtcccaaggctttgggccatcctggactgctttcccaggccacaagtagggagctggatgagaa
The sequence above is a segment of the Ochotona princeps isolate mOchPri1 chromosome 4, mOchPri1.hap1, whole genome shotgun sequence genome. Coding sequences within it:
- the LRRC55 gene encoding leucine-rich repeat-containing protein 55, whose product is MGDTWTQLPWPGPTHPAMLLISLLLAARLTHSDAGTSCPVLCTCRNQVVDCSGQRLFSVPPDLPMDTHNLSLAHNRITTVPPGYLTCYMELRVLDLRNNSLTELPPGLFLHAKRLAHLDLSYNNLSHVPADMFQEAHALVHIDLSHNPWLRRVHPQAFQGLLQLRDLDLSYGGLAFLSLEALEGLPGLVTLQIGGNPWVCGCTMEPLLKWLRNRIQRCTADSQLAECRGPPEVEGAPLFSLTEESFKACHLTLTLDDYLFIAFVGFVVSIASVATNFLLGITANCCHRWSKANEEEEI